The Bartonella sp. HY328 genome contains the following window.
TGCTTTTAAAGCCATTTTTTTAAAATAAATGATTAGCAAGAAAAAAGAATCCCATTCATTTTTTTTAATCCCGCACAAAGTCATCTTATTTCTTTAGCTTTACCCTCTTTTCATACGACCAAAGCATAAATTGGGCTTGTCTTTTTTTTGTCATCAGACCACATTAACCTCTAAGAATCGGAAAAATTATTGCTTGCAATGAACCTTGATAAATGGTCGATTGCCAGCAAATGGATTAAAAATTCCGTTTTTGAGTTGAAAATTCATTTAAGGAGATAGATGAAATGGCTTTTGAATTACCCGAGCTTCCATATGCCTATGATGCATTAGAGCCATATATGTCACGTGAGACTTTAGAATATCACCATGACAAGCATCATCTTGCTTATGTCACGGCAGGTAACAATCTTATTAAGGATTCTGGCCTTGAAGGTAAGAGCCTTGAAGAAGTGGTTAAGGGCAGCTATGGCAAAAACCAACCATTATTCAATAATGCTGGCCAGCATTATAACCATACATTGTTTTGGCAATGGATGAAAAAAGACGGCGGTGGCAACAAACTACCAGAAAAGCTCGCCAAAGCAATTGAAAGCGATTTGGGTGGTTTTGATAAATTCCGCGCCGATTTTATTGCTGCAGGCGTTGGCCAATTCGGCTCTGGTTGGGCATGGGTTGCAGTTAAAGATGGCAAGCTTGAAATCATGAAAACACCTAATGGTGAAAACCCACTCGTGCATGGTGCAACGCCAATTCTAGGTGTCGATGTTTGGGAGCATTCTTATTATATCGATTATCGTAACGCCCGTCCTAAATATCTTGAAGCATTTATCGACAATCTTATCAATTGGGATTTTGTGCTTGAACTTTATGAAAAAGCTTAAGACTACAGATTGATTTAATTAGATATTTGATAAAAAAATCCGGATTATTATTGTAATAATCTGGATTTTTGCTATTACAATATTATTAATGCAGCTTGTACGACTGCAACAAATTATAAATTAGACCGATTAATACTATCAATATCATCTTTTTAAATAAAATTAAAAGGTTTCTGCCGCTTCCATAATTATCTTAGCAACTTCATTTGCCTTAGATATAAGTGAAGCATGGCTAGCATCCAGCTCAATAATCATTTTAGCTTTTAATCTATTTGCCATATTTTTTTGATTGACAGGTGAGATCATGCGATCATTGCTTGAAATCTGATACCATGACGGTTTTTTCTTCCAAGCAGGATGCTCTATCGTATCATTAAAGC
Protein-coding sequences here:
- a CDS encoding superoxide dismutase; the protein is MAFELPELPYAYDALEPYMSRETLEYHHDKHHLAYVTAGNNLIKDSGLEGKSLEEVVKGSYGKNQPLFNNAGQHYNHTLFWQWMKKDGGGNKLPEKLAKAIESDLGGFDKFRADFIAAGVGQFGSGWAWVAVKDGKLEIMKTPNGENPLVHGATPILGVDVWEHSYYIDYRNARPKYLEAFIDNLINWDFVLELYEKA